The Capsicum annuum cultivar UCD-10X-F1 chromosome 3, UCD10Xv1.1, whole genome shotgun sequence genomic sequence ATTGCATTCTTCTAACTCAATTTACAAAAAGATTTATTCCTCAATAAGGGGGTgaaaaacagaaaaaagaaaatcacCAGAGGAAATAATCACGCGCTAAGCATATACTGTGCATAGATGCATTAAAAATGGCTAGTGAAAATAGATAAGAGGTGACTTGCTTTCTCTAGGTAGTGATAAAGGGCATGAAGTGATAAATTTTGCTTCTTATTCCGCTACTTTATTGTTTCATCTTTGCGTATCAGACCCAAATGCAGCACCAAAGTGAAGTGATCGTGAAAGAGAACACAAAAATGCAAAAACTTCATGTACACAAATAGATGCATAGAGTTCACAGGAACATGAAAGAGAACAAAAAAGATAGCAAAGAACTAATGTACATGAATAGATGCAGAGTGCGGAATTTGGTTTCATATTACATTAGAACTCTGGCGCAGTAATGGGCAAAGTTTGTCACATTGTTCCTTTTTGGGTTTGTTAGAACCTTTTCCAGAGCATTCTCTACAGACCTTACCATGGGTATATATGAGACAATTAAGGTCAAACTTTAGGTCATCTGGAATTCGCCTatttagatgaatatatgtctTTTTTACATCAGCTGCAGCAGGTACCCAATGAAGAGTCTTTGCAATCTGAAAAATCTGTAGTAAGTTTTGCCTGTTAGCCAAGTACTACTTTTTTTCTGAGAAGGATGTTAACCAAGTACTTTGAACAGGCAATATGTCTAGTGAAACTCACGTGTGTATCCACCGGAAAATCATCTCTCTGAAGTTGGAACATCAAGACACATGCCACCTGCATCCATTGCATACTGTTAGAATCATAGCAGCTGGTAACATGTGCCAATTATAAAGGTTGCTGGTGATAAGATATTTCAGTTGCAAGAACAACCATTAGCATAAGCCTTATTTCTTATCATGTCATCTTTCAGATAACCACTTAATTTCTTCCCCATCACTGGTATGCGTATCCTacattttaaaattcatgtatgGAAGTCGGACTTTTTCAGGACATGGACGTTAGAGTAAATCCTTGCCACATGTCTGAAGCATTGTGTGATCTGTCATATACTTAGTTTTTCTGCACACTCATACCctctattttataaaagtaaGGTGACAACACCCATGTCCTCCAGTTcagtaaaaaaagaagaagtgtaTCTCTTCCATGCATCGCGTGTATGTGAACTAGACTTGGAAACTAAATCAACACTAAGTTTTGCTATTGCTCTCAGCTACTTCAGGTTCTCTTCTCTTCCCTCTCCCTCATGCTCTTCTTCTTTACCCGTGTTCTTCCTAGGCTTTACTTCTGTTTCCCAGTCGTTTAGTCAAAAATATTTTCGGCCAGCATGTGCGCACCTCGACTACTCCATCAATCATTTAGTCAAAAAATAACTATGTTCAATAATGTATGCTAAATTTTGGTTTTACTATTAAATAAAGTTGAACTTCTAGAACTACTACTAACCTTTAGCAGTATATGATTCTTTCTTAAGATCAGATAAATCTTGCATTGCGATTTCACAAATTAAGaatcatattttctttcttttatttttgttccttCTTTCTCTATTCTATTACCTTTCTCAACAGAActgtttttcttttcaatttctcatCTAAGCATAAAACCCAATTTGAGATCCATAACGTAGCGCAATTCCTGTCAAGTCCCACGCGATTTTGAAATTTCAAGTCTTCGCTTCAGACTCAAAACTCAAGTCATGACTGCTTCGGTACTACTCATACCGTCTTCACGGgtaaatttcatccatggtcatttaactttgtatctattacccaaaagtcacttttctttcattcatttcatccatggtcacttaactttgtatctattacgcaaaagtcaattttcttttattcatttcatccatggtcatttaactttactccgaccatcacaaaagtcaTTATGACCGGATTTTATAATAATTCCATCggaaaaatgatgtggcaaccttaattagttcttaattttaatttaagtgaatatataatatattactcatatcttgaccttttttatatgtgcacaacacaattttccttatggattatttaatgaaagaataccaatttcttaatatattagattacctaatgaagactatttacataaaaaaatttggttgatatttttatgaaacatttcataatattgcattcatctgccaaaaagagtgataaacaagataaattcttcaaaacacataaaatagaaatacatgtatgatattatttttaaaaaaaaattattttaattctttgaagataaatcaacatgctaaagatagttttaaaataaaatctttttaattgtgtcattgaataagtattgtaaaaatttgtacaaataatgttatATTAACGTGCAAttttgttaataaaagttataaaatataagtactttaatagataaagaaattataggatatctaatttttatatttatcaattaaattaattaaacaatatgtaatttatcaaaaattgaatattataataaaaacttttaaaagaattaatcaatttgtcaaacaattaaaaatacaaagacaaactcaataaatagagtagtttatcatattattatgatataccgaATGCAGAGACTCAAGTGGCAAGAAAAagaatgtattaaaaaaataattttatcaactacatgtcacaattttagaaggagaaaaataattttatcaactacatgtcataatatattagtggaaaaaataatttatcaacacatgtctcaactttagaggaatttaagaatatataagtataatattatttcataaaagtatcaaccaaatttttttaatgaaaataatcttcattaggtaatctaatctattaagaaactAGTATTCTTTCATCAAATAATTCATAAGGAAAATTGAGTTGTGCATATATAAAAAGGGTCAAGATATAagtgatatattatatattcacttaaattaaaaattaaaaattaagaactaattaaggttgccacatcATTTATTCGAtggaattattgtaaaatccggtcatagtgacttttgtgatggtcggagTAAAGTTtaatgaccatggatgaaatgaatgaaagaaaagtgacttttgcgtaatagatacaaagttaagtgaccctggatgaaatgaatgaaagaaaagtgacttttggataatagatacaaagttaagtgaccatggatgaaatttacCCCTTCTCCTCAGACACAAACCTTAAGTCGTGTACAGTTTGATACTACTCATCTGGGCACTATGATTTTTCCAAGCACTAGAAAGCTCTAAGGCTAATGGAGACTCCATTTGATATTGATTACTCTTTTTCCTTTCATAAGTGCTCCATCACATCAGATATTACTAACAAAGAAAAGATCTACTAAGGGGTTGTGACTTCAAATTCCAAGAGAAGAGAGAGATTGTTAAAAGCCCATTTCTCATGTCTAACTGAAAAACTCCTATAAAATTCACCATTTGATGCTTGATcttggctcaaaaaggtgtaCGTAATTGGAAGGAAATAAGAGGTCCGCAAACTCATGATAATTTATAGGATTCCCACCGCACTCTGCCCATGTCACTCTGGTCCCTCATGCGATGGAGGTGGGACTTGTATTGCAGACAAATAtagcaagaaaaagaagaagtgttATCGAGAATTCCCTACAACTTATTTACTCTTCTAATCAAAGACAAGGAGAGAGTTCTTTTTCCTTGAACACACCAAATAGCCCAACACCCACCCCTCACTCtgaaaaaaaaacaagtatatGCTTTAAAAGCATGGTAATCAACCAGGCATGCAGTGGAGGGATAATAATGAAGAGGGACAATGTCCTCAATTTCTTTTTACCGAGATGCCGTTGATTAGTTATCAGCATGAAAGGAACAATCTGAATAtggtaatttttaatttgaatccAGGCTTTGTTGTTCAATTATCTTCCAATAGAAACTCACAGCATCTCTAAGAGACAAGTATaccaaaaaaattacaaacacTTATCAATATGTAACAAGCAGGCATATCAATATCCAAATTCCAAACTCAACGCATATTGGACTTAAACACGGACCATGATTTCCCAAACAAAATTTCATGGATCACTGAAAACAATTTACCGTTTTGGGACCAATTCCTCTGAAACAAGAGAGCTCCCTCTTGATTTCCTCTATAGATAGCTCTCTCAAGTACTCCAAGCACAGATTTCCTTTTTTCTGAAACAATGAACTTAATATTCCCTTGATACAAGAAGTTTTGGTGGGTGCTAAACCTCCACATCGTATGGTATCTTCAACAAGTTTTGCATCAGCAGCTAGAACCTAAGCATTTGAAGATAAAATTGCATGAATAAGTTGGTTGCAAGTCCAAGTTAATCCTTTTCATCAGTGCACAACAAATCGATTATATAGTGAAT encodes the following:
- the LOC107862428 gene encoding putative DNA glycosylase At3g47830, which produces MTKLRETLKTPKRKKPHDQSSPSPSSKSSKKDDVSATTSNEPFPDFSRPTAEECRTVRDDLLALHGFPKEFIKYRKQRSLDHIGYENDHDDSSGNECCNESVLDGLISTILSQNTTETNSQKAFASLKSSFPTWECVLAADAKLVEDTIRCGGLAPTKTSCIKGILSSLFQKKGNLCLEYLRELSIEEIKRELSCFRGIGPKTVACVLMFQLQRDDFPVDTHIFQIAKTLHWVPAAADVKKTYIHLNRRIPDDLKFDLNCLIYTHGKVCRECSGKGSNKPKKEQCDKLCPLLRQSSNVI